The Pyrus communis chromosome 5, drPyrComm1.1, whole genome shotgun sequence region AGCATTCACAGGAAACGGGTGAAATACCAACTCTTTGCACGTCCCTCTTTCCAAACATAAGGAGGCACGGTCAAGAACCAAGTAATCTCTATGAATGTCTTCTGCAACTCTACGATCATCATCTACATATACAGATTCAAACCCACAGCTTTTGGGGGGGTTTCAATTATCATATCATCAAATTAATTGCGGATCaaaatcattgaaaaaaaatggttgCTGGCGAACCATAGCAAGAACCTAGTCATTATGTAGAGAGTGCATCTCTAACAAGCTATATGATTATCATGAGCATCATTAAAGTACTAGTGGTATTTATGGACAacccttttatttcttttgctaATTTTGCAGATTGGAACGCAATAGTTCTGTAGAAGGCAGTTTCAGTCAATTGCAATATTTTCAATTGATATCATATTTAGATTTTAGTTACTTTGTCCTCTGTAATTTGTTCCTTTCTCTTGTAGTAATAACAAATGGTTGCATTTCTCAGCAAGAAAATTAAGAAGATATTTTCTTTGCAAATATAACACAAATAGGAGGCGGAGGTAAGGGTCAGGAATCCATCACTTTGACTTCTTGAAGCAGTTAACTGTCTTCAGATTTCCTAATCTGTTGTCCAACTGGTCTTTCGAGCTTCATTTCGTGACAGTATATACTATAACTTTGACCAGTAGCAACTATGAGCCCCTAATTTTACAAATATATACCTCTAGTATAGGCACGAGACAACGAAATTCAGATACAACAGACTGTATGTTTAACGCCTAACCAGACCTTAAAAAAATGGGAAATTGGCAAGGCTGTGGATTGATGAAATATGCAAAATTCAATGAAAAGTACAACATACTCTAAGGTAAAAACTAAAGTTATGCAAAAAGATAAGATCTGGAGTACCACGAGAAGGGAAGTAGTAACAttctgaagaagaaaaaaaacgttGATGGTTGGTTTTGAATAAGTGAACTCACATTGTGTCACTAggagaaataatgagatcactGCAAACAactttcttcttcattctttcCAAGTGTAGGGAGCACGGTCTACAACCAAATAGTCTCCTCGGATATCCTTCACAACTCGAATCTCGTCATCAAGGTACACAGTGTCAAACCTAAAAAGAACCAAATTCCTTTAATACCAAAAAACATAAAAGCTAAAAGAAAGCAGCACCTCCCCAAGTATCACAAATACGGATTTGGGTTGATTAGAAAGACATTAGTATTGAAGCCTTAAGGAATACAAAATGCACCTCAAATTAAAGCATCAGATTTCTGTAATGTCAAGTTGTATGCTGATATTCACGCAGATAGTATTGCCTGTCAGAGGTTTGGCTTTTCTATCATGCAAGGGTAAATAGAAGTAAACCAGGCTGTAaatttttctcatttctttctttctttcttactaGTTTTGGTTAGTAATCAACTCAAGAGTTGAACCAGCAGTTTTCTTCAGGAGAAGTGATGAGTCTTCTGGAATAAACCATGTGTACAAAACAATGAACAGGATGCTACTATCAGGTGCATAACTTCCTTGTGACAGAAGATTCAACCTGATCAATTACGAGTAAACAACCTATGGTCGTAAAAACCAAAGTTTAGACTACTCTCTGTGGCATGATAAACCTAAATTCCAAAATCATGCTACTAAAACCAAGCACCTAAAGAAAAGATGATCTTTAACAAGTAGTTTTCAAATTGCTCTACAAAACAAACAACTTGACTATTATAGTGCACAGTAGTTTTCGACAGATGTCTGTTACTAAAGTTGAAAATTCAATGCTCTGGGGCCATTAGTCACACTATTCACCTATCTTTCAAGGTAGTATATTAATCCAGAAGTAGAAGCTAACTCTCTCAAAATAACAACATTCAGAAATTCAGCATCCATTAAAAAGGGCTCTAGCAACAAGAGGTAGGTTTCAAGCACTGGGAACGCTGATATGTTGCCTAGAGGAACAACCAGGCACACTTCCTATATGATAAGAAAAGTGGACACCAAACAAAGCTCCTTTGTAATTGAATCCCAAATTACGGAGGAAGGCTACATCTTTTCTGAAGCAGCTCTATGTCACACCTCAAAACCCACAAATGAGAATTAAAAATAGAGCAATAGGTACTACCCATCTTCTTTCAAAACTAGCAACTTCTGGGATTCAGACGTCAAGAATAAATTAAAAGGAAGTATCTTTCATGCAACGAAACTTCATCAGGACAAAAGCAGTGATAAGTAGACTTATTGTTGGCACAAAGTACCAAGGAATTCCAATAACTGGAACTTGCAGCAAAGCGATACGTTCCCCCTTCAGTAAGGAGTTCTTGGGTTAAATCATGGAAGGTGAGGGATAGAACAGAATAAAGCTGTGCACCTCTAGGGCCTGTTattatttgtttcaaaattggaagaaaaaaatgcGGATATATGTACACTCCCACACAATGTAACAGAATGATTCACTTTGTCATTGAAATCAGAAGGTCAGGATAACAAGGAATAGGTAACGTAAAATAAATAACCAAAGAAACATTTATCATCACATATcaagttcaaaacaaataaaaaccagTAACCAAAACAAGTGGAGACATACCATGGATAAAACTGACTTAACAAAGAAACTAATGAGACTGTAAAATCAGTTCATGCCTTCATGAGACCGGTGTCGAAGCTAACCATATGAGTGAAGTTCATAATAGTCGGTTTCAAGCTCAGAGATGAAGTGATAGAGGCAAACTATATGGCTGAAGTTCATAACTTTTCTAACCATACCAAGCAAAGCAGTAACGACTTGGGATTTTCTTAACATCAGAAAATAAAGCACTCACCAGCCCTGCCCGAACGGCGGCAATGGAATTTCCCAGCTTTTCCCTCTTAGAACTGCACTTGTAAATCTAACACAAACCAAACATCACCAATTGATCatacaacaaaatataattaagtaaataccaaaacaaagaaaaataaacacttCCCAAACTTCCAAATTGTAATTCGAATCGAAATTCAACTTCAACACCAAATTCTAACACATACTTGAAATTAACCCTCTGATTTGAAGCGACGGCGATATCAGAGCGGACGAAGAAAACCCCATCCGGAGGAAAAGTGATGACATTGTTGAGGACCCTTTGGCCGACATCGATCACCTGCAAGACGTCGCCGGTTTGAGTGCCGAATAAGGAAGCGTTCTGGATGATGAAGAGCTGCTCCTTCTCCGTGGTCCAGAGCAGCCGCCATGTGGCCGAGAGGGAGCCGCCGGTGGTGACGCTGTCTCGGCCAAGATCAGCCAGGTCGTCGATGGCCTTGACGATGGAGGCGAGCTTTGTGGGGTTGTTCTGGGTCATGAGGCCGCGGTCCTGGTCGCCGATGAGGTTAAGGAGGCGTTGCTTGAAGAGCTGCGATTGGGCGGTGGGGGCGGAGCAGGTGATTTTAGCGGGGCGGGTGAAGTGGGGTTTGAGGGGGATAGCGCGGAAGGGGAAGCACGTGGCCATTTGATTATGGGGGGTGATGAGAGAGGGGGAATGATGGTGGCGTAGTGTTGAAGGTTTGAGTTATGGAGGTCATGGCTGGTAGAAGTTGAACTGGATAATTGGCGGTTAAAACTTGAGAGGTTGGGGATAATTGCCAAATATTCAAAAATAGAAATTCAtagataaaatttataaattaaatgatgtgttactaaAAATGAGTACgcgcttaaataataattcaattatcgaattccatataatttagttttcaaaattttagcaATAGAATGTTTCATTAAAAGATGAGTTATTATACcaaatggtctttgagattttcatgatcaataaaaatggtccctgaaatcgaaaatcaatagaaatggtatCTGAGATTGTCaacatccatgattttggtcttTCCATTAAAAACACTTtggttaattttcaaaacttcgtaactcaattgattcttaaccaaatttgacccataatatattaaaatgaagaTAACAAAGTGTAGAAAAAGattacctatttggaagcctaaTGATTGTCggagatggccagaaaataACCTAAAAGATGACCGGTCCGcgggaaaattggaaaactcgccggaaactgggtaaactttaaacgttcataacttctttaatactcagagcaactccagcgttagAGCCCTCCCCCCAAGctatgcactattcaatccacctaatgaacagtaactgcccttaatgaatagtaatagtcctggcaatagcatttgcatctccaccgttacacttcaatagccctagcaataggtaataaaatattagtatttttttatttataaaataatacaaaataattttaattgtaatatcggataagatttttaatcgttctcgttgtgtcacgtgtcattatccgaagtattattaaataatacaaaataattttatttgtaatttcggataagatttttaatcgttgtcgttgcgccacttgtcataaaatccaaaaagacaattattggggatggatttccaataaattttttaatcgtactcgttatgccacgtgtcattatccgaaaatacaattattggtgatagatttctgataagattattaaccaatcatgtcgcaccacgtgtcataatatgttcacaatctttgaggatagatttccatcagatttttaacgaatgacggcatgacacatgtcataatctgttcacaatctttgaggatagatttccatctgatttttaacgaatgacgacaTGCCATGTggcattatgtacaacctaatcatttctgaatcctccatataatccaccatctattatcacaaatctcacaccaattttctcaagatctctatcattattcatagtttctgcttccttcttcacaaaaatctgtatcattattcatagtttctgtttctttcttacaatgtcttcttcttcctcaaggatgatgtgggaactcgatcaggaagaggaagaattgtttaaccaatcagaagcaatgttcaatcaccaaggggcaaaaaatgagagggaagaggatgaggagcgtagaatgagaaatgacgaagtaagaatagGCAGAgtctcacattcccgtcgactCATCCAAGTtatggctcagatctgcaggcccagccgttccggaaaccttgatagaagcaggcaacgacgaggtatggaactcttggatgattattttgttcctaatagtgcattccctgatacgtactttagacgtcgttttagaatggaacgacatttgttcaacaaaatcatgattgctgtttgcaaccatgatttttactttgtgcaaaagaaataTGATTTTGGTGTTATGAGTCTACTgcttgagcaaaaaattactgttgTCTTACGGATGCTTGCATGtagagcatctgcagaccaagtggatgagataacgaggatgaggaaatcaaccattcttgagtccctgatgaggttttgcagagcaatcgaatctatctacaccgctgagtacctccgtaaacctacaaacatggacttggaacggctgttgaagaaggccgagatgcgtggttttcctgggatgattggaagcattgattttatgcactggacgtggaaaaactatccaagtgcatggcaaggcgcttatggggacagaaaatgagcaaaaagtatcattctggaggcggtggcatcttttgatacatggatttggcatgcctttttcggggtcccgagagctcaaaatgacatcaacatccttgcccaatccctagtattcaacgatgtcctgcaaggaaaggcaccaaaagtcacgtatgaggtcaacggacgtatgtacgacgggccatactacctagctgacggcatttacccgtgatggtcaacatttgtcaaaacagtgccacgtccccgaagtgcaaaggaaaaacactttgtcaaagctgtcaagaggggtgcaggaaggatgtggagtgttgtttcggtatcctccaagctcgctgggcgatcgcCAGGGGTGCTGCCatattgtttgatgtagagtcgcttcgatccatcatgatgacgtgcatcattctgcacaacatgattgtggaagatgagtacgattatgaagctattgatgaatatgagccagacacgatgaacaattcaagaacacgtatatattgtgctcatgacgccaccgatgagcccgtgcaacatgagccattacaaagggatggacgttacaatgaaaggctcattcaacgatatactgcatttcaaatgccaaacatgcacaatgcccgacaaattgacttgatagagcaccagtgggcattgaaacaagctgaagataattaagttcatttagtgtgttttttttaatttggtatgtttatgttattttatttggtgtgttttattatttggtatgtttatgtaattttttttagtgagtttttaattattccgtatgcttatgtaattttatttggtgtgtttttgtcatttcaataaatattctcttagtataaataacttatcaaattaatttgaataaatattcaataaattggaaacaacataaataatacaaacaataaataataaattacaacccaaagtgattggaaaattatgggctccaattacaaaaagtactatattcatcatcacttaaccaatttgtggtgctaggatgatcttctcttgtggtgctagaACCATCTTGGCTTGCTATCGCTTCTCTTGCACacctccttcgcaccacgtccgctttctctgacttccaaaaaaatttagaatttggagacttcccttctaaaggcgtgttcataatctcacgatctcgttgagcccgtctttcttctctaacatgttctctttcttgcctaagtagctctctttctctctcattagcctgaaattatctctcaatagctgcagcttttgcgtcctctctagccttatcagcctcatatttcgccagttccctcgccaaagtcaattcaccttggcgagtaacttcttccatgaactttgcataatcattcttggaagcacttccttttctctttgaagccttcttaccatgaggcctaattggataacgggtcgaacccgacgcttgttcagggaggggcatttcgggcacttcttctgcatcatcttcatgaacatgcgagacatgatcgggtgtagagtgtagaggggtgctgttcatgtgcacttctggaccgactggcacaactctaaatttaggacaatctttgacaatattccaacattcccaccggttgaatgctttatttttgcttttggttttggcagcgtaccaagcttgtgcttgaagttcctacacaatgcgggagaagaaataattataatgaaaataagtaacaaataaataatacaaacaacataattataatgtaagtaggtaacaaataaataataaattatgtaggtaacaaataaataggtaacaaataaataatacaaacaatacataataaattatgtaggtaacaaataaataatacaaacaaataattataatgtaaatttgggtatcaaataaataattataatgtaaatttatcGATAAGTTGTTACTAGAAGACAGACGCCTTTGCTCCCATCCTCTTTTATGAAGATGTGGCATAAGCAAACATATTACAGTTTTTCTTTAACCATCACCACTGGCGAAGCTACATCATAGAAAAGAGAGGCGGCCACCCTTCCGGTCGTTAGAATTTGACACTGAAGACAAGAATCCACCCCTCTTCACTCAATGCTGCTGCTGCGTGTGAAAACACCAGGAAAGAATCAGAAAACCACAAATTCGGATGAGCATGAATTTGAAGGCCTAAAAATGACGACGTACAACAGAGATTTGGTTGCCTTTCTTTTCCGATTAGGAGGAAAATCATAAGATGACGCATTAATAGTTTAGGGGAAAACACAACCGTcttttgcttttgatttttttacaaaattggtACTGCATTTGTTATGATATATCATAACTGCCACTGGACCTAATGAGCGCAACCCATTAGTTTCTACACCCTAATGctcaatcacaaaaaaaaaaaaatgatcctATCCAAAGATTTGATGATGGCCTTTAAGGGAAGATCATTTTCCAAGTTGCTTCTTATCTTGGAGGAGATGTCACTTTTATGTTTAATGGGACATATTTTTTTGGATCAACAATCCAAAGGTAATTGCCTTTCTCATCATGTGTTAGTACCATATTAACTAGTTATCACacataaaagataaaattatcAACAATTTTTACACTTTCGTTTTCTCTTCTTGTCATCATTCTCTTGTTTATGTCACTTAATGTTTATGCAATCATGTCAATTTATTTCACTTGCAATCTTTTCTTCTAAACTACCAACAAAAGTTGGGTGAAAACATTTTGATCTTTAATCTGAGTGTTCACATTTTCTGGGATGCTGAGTTGCAAACACTAACATGCAGTGCACACAACCCACACACACAAGTGGCATAACAAATGCACCCACACTTTTGAAGTTCATTCTGTTTCTTGGGTTTATGACATTATAAACAATATTGAGATTGTCTACTATGTAAAATGATTTGGTTGTCTAAGGTTTTTTGGAACCTTTTAGGCTTTTAAATTTCACCCCTCTCCTGACAATTCCTGGCTTCGCCACTAGCCATCACCTTGATCATACCTTGAC contains the following coding sequences:
- the LOC137735218 gene encoding probable plastid-lipid-associated protein 11, chloroplastic, with product MATCFPFRAIPLKPHFTRPAKITCSAPTAQSQLFKQRLLNLIGDQDRGLMTQNNPTKLASIVKAIDDLADLGRDSVTTGGSLSATWRLLWTTEKEQLFIIQNASLFGTQTGDVLQVIDVGQRVLNNVITFPPDGVFFVRSDIAVASNQRVNFKFTSAVLRGKSWEIPLPPFGQGWFDTVYLDDEIRVVKDIRGDYLVVDRAPYTWKE